The region CTGGCCAGGACGCTGCGCGAGGTGATTTCTGCCTCGGCCTCATCCAGCCCGGCCAGCAGTTCCTTGCTGCGGGCATAAAACACCTGGCCCTCTTCGGTCAGTGACAAGCGCCGTGTGGTGCGGTGCAGCAGGCGCACACCCAGGCGGGTTTCCATGTCCACCACGTAGCGCGAGACAGCGGCTTTGGACAGGTTCAGGGTTTCGGCGGCTTTGACAAAGCTGCCGGTATCCACCACCGCGTTGAAGGTCTGCATCTCAAGGAATCGGTCCACTATCTCTCCTGGTGAAACAATGAATCTGAATTATCGTTATTTATCTTCTTTCAATAGTTCAATACAGTCCTACCTCTACTTGGCGCAATCCCGCGCCAGCACTTACAGGATGACACCATGACCCAAGCCCCTGTTTTCTTTATTTCCCACGGTGCGCCTACGTTTGCGATGGAGCCTGGCATGCTCGGGCCACGTCTGACCACGTTGGGCCAGTCACTCGCTGAGGCCAAAGCCGTGCTGGTGGTTTCACCCCACTGGCAGACCCGTGGGGTGCAGGTGATGACGACGGCCCAACCCGAGACCATTCACGACTTTGGTGGTTTCCCGGCCGCGCTGTACCAGCTGCACTATCCTGCCCAAGGCCAGCCCGACATGGCGCTGGAGGCCGCCCGCTTGTTGACCGAGGCCGGTTTTGCCACCACGCAGGATGATCGCCGTGGGCTGGACCACGGTGCCTGGGTGCCGCTGATGCACCTGCTTCCCGCCGCCCATGTGCCGGTGTTCCAGGTCTCCATGCCGCACACGCTGACCACCGCCCAGGCGCTGCACTTGGGCCAGGCACTGGCCCCTTTGCGTGCGCAAGGGGTGGTGATCATGGCCTCGGGCAGCATGACGCACAACCTGTACGAGTTCAGCCCCTATGCCACACGGGTGGAGCCCTACGCCCAGGAATTTGCCGCCTGGGTGCGCACCGCCGTGCTGGCCAACGCGGCCGATTCACTGGTGGCCTACCGCCAGTTGGCCCCGCACGCGCAGCGCGCCCACCCGTCGGAGGAGCACTTTTTGCCGCTGCTGGCAGCGTTCGGTGCCCGGGGTGGTGACACCGCCCACATGATTGACGACAGCATCACCCACGGTGTGCTGTCCATGGAGTCTTACGTCTGGGGGATGCCCGCATGAACACCACCTCTGCCCGCCCTGGCGAACTGTTATCTGACCCCCAACTGGGGCTGTCTTACCGGCTGGTTCAACCCGTACCCGCCAAGCCGCGCCGTTGCGTGATCCTGCTGCATGGTGTGGGCAGCAACGAAGTGCACATGGCCAGCCTGGCCACCCGCATGCCGGCCGACACCCTGGTCGTTCTGGCCCGCGGCCTCTTGACCCTGGGCCCCGGTCAATACGCCTGGTTTCGCGTGGCCTTTGGGGCCAACGGCCCCAGCATCAACAAAGAAGAGGCCGAACACAGCCGCCAGACGCTGATCCAATGGCTGCAAAAGCTGCAGCACCACTACGGCGTGTCCGCTGACCACACCGTCATCGCAGGCTTCAGCCAGGGGGGCATCATGAGCGCCAGCGTGGGTTTGAGTGCGCCGGAATCTGTCGCCGGGTTTGGCCTGCTGTCAGGCCGCATCTTGCCGGAGCTGGAGCCGCATCTGGCCAGCCCGCAGCGGCTGGCCAGGCTCAAAGCCTTTGTCGGCCACGGCGAGCAAGACGCGGTGCTGCCGGTGGCTTGGGCGCACCGCTCTGATGCGCTGTTAAGCCGCCTGGGGGTGGCCCACGAGCTGCATTTGTACGCCATGGACCATGGCATCAGTGCCGAAATTCACGCCGACTTTTTAACCTGGCTGGGTACGCTCAGTGCCCCAGCCTGACCGGAGTACGTCATGACCGATGCCCAAGCCCTGCCTGCACTCACGGCCCACTACCGTGCCATGCGCTCGCTTGTTTCTGGCACCGATGTGTGGGTGGCGCTGCACATCGGCGCAGAGCAAACCGTGGTGGCGGTCGGCCGTGAGGCAGACCCGGCCACGCTTCTGACGCTGGCTATCGGCGCTGACCTCACCGCGCGTCATCACTTTCACCACACACCACCCAGCCCGCTGGAGCTGGAAAACGCCATCGTCACGGTGGAGGACGAAGTGACCCGTGCCCGCGCAGCGATACCTGCCGGTGCCCGGCTTGGCAGCACGGATACAGCCCTTCGTGAGATCGCCCGGCTGTCCGGCATCCACCCGGCCGACCGCATGTGTTTGCCGCTGGAAAGTCTGGAGCGCACGTTCGAGCGGCTGGCGCAGGTGTCGCTGGGGCGGCCGGTCTTGTCGGGCGGGCTGCCTGCTAGCCAGCACTTTGCCGCCACCCTGCTGATTCTGCGGGAGTTCATGCACCACCTGCAGTTTGCCGAGATCACCTTGTTGGAGCCTTTGCCCGTGTGATGTATTGCGCTTCAAATTTGATAGCTGTTAGCGCTTGTTGACTATGCGCTAGAGGCTTATTTCTTATAAATTTCAGATGAACCTGCATCTTTTGCAGGGTTGATGCGTCTTCACCGGCATGAAGACCCTGCATGCCATTCCCAAGTCCTGGCCACTTCGCCAGCCCAAGCTGTTTTTGATGCTGGCCGCCGCGGCCTGGCTGGCGCTTTATAACGCGCTGATGCCGGCCTCGGAGGCGCTGGTGGCCGCTCTGCCGCTGGACCGCACCAGCCATCTGGGGGGTGCGTTACAGTTTTTTTTGTACGACACCCCCAAGGTGTTGCTGCTGCTGACCGCCGTGGTGTTTGTCATGGGCATGGTCAACAGCTATTTCACCCCCGAGCGCACCCGTGCGCTGCTGGCCGGGCGCAGTGAAGGCGTGGCCAATGTGATGGCGGCCACGCTGGGCATCGTCACCCCGTTTTGCTCTTGCTCGGCGGTACCGCTGTTTATTGGGTTTGTGCAGGCCGGGGTGCCGTTGGGCGTGACGTTTTCGTTTCTGATCTCGGCCCCGATGGTGAATGAGGTGGCACTCACGCTGCTGTTTGGCATGTTTGGCTGGAAAGTGGCGCTGCTCTATTTGGGGCTGGGCCTGACGGTGGCGATTGTGGCGGGCTGGATCATCGGGCGGCTCAAGATGGAAGCTCATCTGGAGGACTGGGTGCGTGACATGCCCAAAATGTCGGCCAGCTTTGAAGCTACCGGGATGACACTGGGTGAGCGTATGCAAGGCGGTTTTCAGGCGGTGAAAGAGATTGTGGGCAAGGTCTGGCCCTACATTCTGGGTGGTATTGCGCTGGGCGGGCTGATTCATGGCTATGTGCCCGAGGACTTCATGGCCAGCTTCATGGGTAAAGAGGCCTGGTGGAGCGTGCCTCTGGCGGTGGTGATGGGGGTGCCGATGTACACCAACGCAGCGGGCGTGATCCCGATTGTTCAGGCCTTGCTGGCCAAGGGCGCGGCGCTGGGCACGGTGCTGGCTTTCATGATGAGTGTGATTGCGCTCTCATTGCCCGAGATGATCATTCTGCGCAAGGTGCTCAAGGTGCGGCTGATCGCCACCTTTGTTGGCGTGGTGGCCTGCGGCATCCTGCTGGTGGGTTTTGTGTTCAACGCGGTGCTGTAAGCATCCATTTTTTCAACTTCAACTTCAACTTCAACTTCAAGGAAACCTCATGGACATCCAAGTACTCGGAACCGGTTGCAGCAACTGCAAAACCACCATCGCCCTGATCGAGCAGATCGCCAAGGCCCAAGGTGTGCCTGTCACCCTGAGCAAGGTGGAGGAGTTGCGCGACATCATGGGTTTTGGGGTGATGAGCACCCCCGGTGTGGTGATCAATGGTAAGGTGGTACATGCGGGCGGCATTCCCAGCCGGGACAAGATCGAGCAGTGGCTGGCCGCCGCCTGATGATGACAAAGGAGTCAACGTATGCATCCGCAAAAGAAGTTCCACCTGGTGTTCTCGTTTGTCATGGGCGCGATGATGATTTCCCTGATGACGCTGGTGATCACCTTTGTGAATCTTGGCCTGAGCAGCCATTTTTTCCAGGCATGGATGAAAGCCTTTGGTATTGCCTATGTGGTGGGCGTGCCGGTGATCTTTTTTCTGGCCCCGGTGGCCCGTAAACTCACCGGGCGCATCCTGGGTGTTCATCCGGCCTGAGCACATTCGCAAATGGAGCCATCGTGCCTCTTACCCTGTCTGTGGGGTGGAGGCATTTTTTAAGAGCAGCTGGCGCTTTGTCTGTAAGCCCTAGAGGCCGTTTTGACCCTGAAAACCATGAACCACAACCATGCCCATGCCGACACCCATGCCCACCACCATCATGGTCATGTACACGCCCCGGCAGCATTCAACCGTGCTTTTGCCATCGGTATTGCGCTCAACGCAGCGTTTGTGATGATCGAGGCGTTTTATGGCTGGAAGATCAATTCACTGGCGTTATTGGCCGATGCCGGTCACAACCTGAGTGATGTGGCCGGGTTGGTGCTGGCCTGGGCCGGTGCGCTGGCGGGCAAGGTGCAACCCAATGCCAAACACACTTATGGCTTCAAGCGGGCGTCCATACTGGCCGCGTTTGTGAATGCGCTCCTGTTGTTGGTGGCCATGGGGTCGTTGGGTTGGGAGGCTTTGGGCCGACTGCAGTCGCCCGAGTCCACCCAAGGCTGGACCATCATGGCCGTTGCCGGGGTCGGCATTGTCATCAACACCGCCACGGCACTGATGTTTATGCGCGGGCGCAAGGATGACCTGAACATTCGCGGTGCTTTTATGCACATGGCCGCTGATGCGCTGGTGTCGCTGGGGGTGGTGATGGGCGGGGCGCTGTACTTGTGGCAAGGCTGGGCCTGGATTGATCCCGTGATGAGTCTGGCCATTGCCGTGGTGATTGTGTTGGGTACCTGGAGCCTGTTCAAACAGTCGCTGCACATGCTGTTTGACGGCGTGCCTGATGGGGTGGACATGGTGCGGGTGCGCAAGCTGCTCCTGGGGCTGCCGGGCGTAGCCGATGTGCACGATCTGCATGTGTGGGCCATGGGTACGTCCGACATTGCGTTGACCGCACATGTGGTGACACAGCCTGAGGGTGTCGACACCAGTGCCCTGCTGCGTGAGGCGGAGGAAGAACTGCACGAACATTTTGAAATCCGCCATGTGACGCTGCAAGTCGAATCCCCTGCCTACGCACAAATGTGCTCACTCAGGCCGGGCCATTTTTGTCAAAAAGAATAGCTGCTGGCGCTTATATCTGGCGTGTTGCCGCGTGAGTCAAGACGAACCCCGCAATGGCGGCGGTATCTGACAAATCCAGCTGTGCCAAACCGGGTGTCACCGCAACCTCTTCAGGTGTGCGTGGTGGTTTGTCGCTGGCAATGGCCACAATGCCCGGCCAATCGGGCCACAGCGTGGTTTTATTCTCGGATTCGCGCCACACTTCCAGCTTGGGGAAGTGGCCGTTTTTGAAACCCTCCACCAGCACCAGATCACAATGTTGCATGCGATCCAGCAGGTAGTCGAGTGACGGCTCCGGTGCACCGCGCAGTTCGTGCATCAGTGCCCAGCGGTCATTGCCCAACAACAGCACTTCTTTGCAACCTGACTCGCGCAGGCGGTAAGAGTCCTTGCCAGGGCGGTCAATGTCGATATTTTTGTGGCTGTGCTTGATCAGCGACACCACCAGACCGCGCGCTGCCATGACCGGTACCAAACGTTCCAGCAGGGTGGTTTTGCCCATGCCGGAATGTCCGGCAATGCCAAATAGTTTCATCTCTGGCTTCCTTCCAGCAATCAAACCGAGTCCAGAACCTTGCCCCCACCCAGGATTCCTTCCTCTCACCACGGGTCATGGGTTGGGGCAATGAACGGGAGGTGTTAGTGAGACAAGATCCAGTCGGCAAGATTTTTTTGCACCGCGGTATCTTTGCTGTCAAGCACCTTGTGCTCAACTTCTTTGCCGTCAGAGGTTTTGACCATTCCACCCAATGTGAAATTTTTGATGGCTTTTGCTTGACCATCGGCTTTGCCTTTGTATTTTTCCGATATTTTCTGCAATGACGGCCCTTTTTTGGCTTTGTCAACAGAGTGGCACTTGGTGCAGTCGTTTTCTTTGAACAACGCTTGGGCCGCTTCAGCATCCACAGCAGCATGGGCGCAGGTCAGGGAAGCCAGTGCCAGCAAAGCAGATGCACTGGCCAGGGTCATGATGGATCGAGACATTTAAAAACTCCAAAAAGTAAGATTCAAAAAAGTTGGCCCTGTCCGCGTGATCGCTATGTCTTGCTAGACCGCAAGCATCTCCCGTTGTCTGCAAGCGGGACAAGTCATCAAAGTCTGCCGACCACCTTGTGCCATGACGGGGTGATCCTGGAGTCTCTTCAGGCTTGATTCGAGCAGTTGACGGCTGATAAAAGGTGCTTTGCAGGATGTGCATGAAATGGGCTCATCTTGATGCACTACCTCGGTCGTCATGTGGGCAAATACTTCCGGCGCTATTCGGGCTTGTAGCGATAACACTTGTTCAGGACAAGCTTTTACACACAAGCCACACTGTACGCAGGCACTTTCTTGAAACACCAACTGCAAAGTGGACTCGTGTCTATCTAACAACGCTCTCGTGGGACATACGTTGACACAGGCAAAACAAAGGGTGCAGCGCTTGGCATCAACCTGTACGCTGCCCATGGGGGCTCCCGTGGGCAACATTTGGGGATTTGCACGCAGGTCGCCACCCATCAGGCGAAGGCTGTCTACCCAGGCAATCCGCTTGAATTTGGCCCAGGATTTCAGTGTTGCCACCGCGCTGGGGGTGGCTGCCGCTGGTATGGCGCGGGGATGCTTTTGCAAATATTCGGTCAGCGCCTCAGGTTTTAAGAAGGCCAGCCGCTCGGGGTTCTGTCCCAAGGCAGTGAGCACTGTTTGGGCTTGCCCCAGACGATCCAGCAGCAAAGAACGTGTTTTTTCTGGCAAAGCATCATCCAGCAAGATCAACACACGCGCCCCCAGTGCCAAGGCACGCAACCAAAGTTCGTCACCCAACGCAGGCAGGGGTGCAACTTGCAGGCGTGCCACTTGATGGTTGGACAAGGCCAACAGGGTTTGCTTATTCAGTGTGGTGGCATGTACGATCAAAGCGGCACCTTTTCCTGAGGATGCCAGGGCCGCTTGTATGCGGTCATGCAGGGCTTGTCGATCTGATGTTTTGAGGCTCAAGGCACCCGTGGGGCAGCTCACTGCACAACTGGCACAGCCTTGGCACAAAAAGGGATCCACTTTGACGCTGTTGCCCGCGCAGCGGATGGCCTGTGTTGCGCACACGCTCAAACAGCGTGAACACCCGGTCAGGCCGCTTGCCCCATGTGCGCACAGGGCGGGCAGGTAACTGAGGTAACGTGGCTGGGCAAACTTGCCCACCAAGGTGCGGAGGGCGACAAGGGCTTGCGCCAGTTTGGCCGCATCCCTACCTGGTGAAAAATAGCCATAAGGCTTGACTTCATCGGTGATGAGGGCCTGAGCGCCGAGGTCCAGCACAAGGTCAAAGTAACGGCTGCTATTGCGACTGCTCACGCCGATATCGGTGACTTCGTTGCCCACATGAATTTCAGCCTGGAACGCCCCCATGTGGCCGTGCAAATGGGTCACTTTCCGCCCCACCGCTGTGATACGGTGACCCCATTCGCGTGTATCCACCCCCGGGGCAAAAACGACAGTGGGCTGGTGTTGTGCCACCCGTTGGGCCACATCGCCCGCGCTGGCATCGTCACCCAGCACCAGGACACAGCCCAAAGATTCAAACACCACGACTTCAGGTGAATGATGGGCACCGTTGGGCAGGGGTGTCAAACCTGTCAAACCCATTGCGGTGTCCACTCCGTTGGCCGTGTTCATGCAGCAACCTCATCCACGAATTCATCCGTCATCGGCTGCGTGATGCGCATGGCCACTTGAACCAAATCGCGTTGATCCAATTGGCATGCCGCACTTAAAAGTGTGCTTGTTGCTTTGTAAAAAGGGGTTTGGGCCAGGCTTGCCAAGCGTTCGCAGTGTTCTGGCACCCAGTTAAGCAAATGTGTTTCCAGAAAATGCTGTTGCATGGCCAACCACTGGGCTGCCAGGCCGCAGTCGCCTGCTTGATGGGCTTGCATCTCCTGGTAGGCCAGGATGGACATAAAACGTAATTCCGTGCCCAAATAATCAGGAGGGCCCAGCTCAAGGCCGAAGTCCACCAGACCGGCATCCTGATAACACTGAATGACATCCATAACCCAGTCACTGTTCATGTCCAGGTGCAAGGCAGCACTTTCATAAGGCGCAGGCAAGGTTTTTTTGTGGAGCACACC is a window of Rhodoferax lithotrophicus DNA encoding:
- a CDS encoding DODA-type extradiol aromatic ring-opening family dioxygenase, producing the protein MTQAPVFFISHGAPTFAMEPGMLGPRLTTLGQSLAEAKAVLVVSPHWQTRGVQVMTTAQPETIHDFGGFPAALYQLHYPAQGQPDMALEAARLLTEAGFATTQDDRRGLDHGAWVPLMHLLPAAHVPVFQVSMPHTLTTAQALHLGQALAPLRAQGVVIMASGSMTHNLYEFSPYATRVEPYAQEFAAWVRTAVLANAADSLVAYRQLAPHAQRAHPSEEHFLPLLAAFGARGGDTAHMIDDSITHGVLSMESYVWGMPA
- a CDS encoding alpha/beta hydrolase, which codes for MNTTSARPGELLSDPQLGLSYRLVQPVPAKPRRCVILLHGVGSNEVHMASLATRMPADTLVVLARGLLTLGPGQYAWFRVAFGANGPSINKEEAEHSRQTLIQWLQKLQHHYGVSADHTVIAGFSQGGIMSASVGLSAPESVAGFGLLSGRILPELEPHLASPQRLARLKAFVGHGEQDAVLPVAWAHRSDALLSRLGVAHELHLYAMDHGISAEIHADFLTWLGTLSAPA
- a CDS encoding permease — its product is MKTLHAIPKSWPLRQPKLFLMLAAAAWLALYNALMPASEALVAALPLDRTSHLGGALQFFLYDTPKVLLLLTAVVFVMGMVNSYFTPERTRALLAGRSEGVANVMAATLGIVTPFCSCSAVPLFIGFVQAGVPLGVTFSFLISAPMVNEVALTLLFGMFGWKVALLYLGLGLTVAIVAGWIIGRLKMEAHLEDWVRDMPKMSASFEATGMTLGERMQGGFQAVKEIVGKVWPYILGGIALGGLIHGYVPEDFMASFMGKEAWWSVPLAVVMGVPMYTNAAGVIPIVQALLAKGAALGTVLAFMMSVIALSLPEMIILRKVLKVRLIATFVGVVACGILLVGFVFNAVL
- a CDS encoding thioredoxin family protein; this translates as MDIQVLGTGCSNCKTTIALIEQIAKAQGVPVTLSKVEELRDIMGFGVMSTPGVVINGKVVHAGGIPSRDKIEQWLAAA
- a CDS encoding DUF2798 domain-containing protein, with product MHPQKKFHLVFSFVMGAMMISLMTLVITFVNLGLSSHFFQAWMKAFGIAYVVGVPVIFFLAPVARKLTGRILGVHPA
- a CDS encoding cation diffusion facilitator family transporter, which translates into the protein MNHNHAHADTHAHHHHGHVHAPAAFNRAFAIGIALNAAFVMIEAFYGWKINSLALLADAGHNLSDVAGLVLAWAGALAGKVQPNAKHTYGFKRASILAAFVNALLLLVAMGSLGWEALGRLQSPESTQGWTIMAVAGVGIVINTATALMFMRGRKDDLNIRGAFMHMAADALVSLGVVMGGALYLWQGWAWIDPVMSLAIAVVIVLGTWSLFKQSLHMLFDGVPDGVDMVRVRKLLLGLPGVADVHDLHVWAMGTSDIALTAHVVTQPEGVDTSALLREAEEELHEHFEIRHVTLQVESPAYAQMCSLRPGHFCQKE
- the mobB gene encoding molybdopterin-guanine dinucleotide biosynthesis protein B; its protein translation is MKLFGIAGHSGMGKTTLLERLVPVMAARGLVVSLIKHSHKNIDIDRPGKDSYRLRESGCKEVLLLGNDRWALMHELRGAPEPSLDYLLDRMQHCDLVLVEGFKNGHFPKLEVWRESENKTTLWPDWPGIVAIASDKPPRTPEEVAVTPGLAQLDLSDTAAIAGFVLTHAATRQI
- a CDS encoding c-type cytochrome, which gives rise to MSRSIMTLASASALLALASLTCAHAAVDAEAAQALFKENDCTKCHSVDKAKKGPSLQKISEKYKGKADGQAKAIKNFTLGGMVKTSDGKEVEHKVLDSKDTAVQKNLADWILSH
- a CDS encoding 4Fe-4S binding protein is translated as MNTANGVDTAMGLTGLTPLPNGAHHSPEVVVFESLGCVLVLGDDASAGDVAQRVAQHQPTVVFAPGVDTREWGHRITAVGRKVTHLHGHMGAFQAEIHVGNEVTDIGVSSRNSSRYFDLVLDLGAQALITDEVKPYGYFSPGRDAAKLAQALVALRTLVGKFAQPRYLSYLPALCAHGASGLTGCSRCLSVCATQAIRCAGNSVKVDPFLCQGCASCAVSCPTGALSLKTSDRQALHDRIQAALASSGKGAALIVHATTLNKQTLLALSNHQVARLQVAPLPALGDELWLRALALGARVLILLDDALPEKTRSLLLDRLGQAQTVLTALGQNPERLAFLKPEALTEYLQKHPRAIPAAATPSAVATLKSWAKFKRIAWVDSLRLMGGDLRANPQMLPTGAPMGSVQVDAKRCTLCFACVNVCPTRALLDRHESTLQLVFQESACVQCGLCVKACPEQVLSLQARIAPEVFAHMTTEVVHQDEPISCTSCKAPFISRQLLESSLKRLQDHPVMAQGGRQTLMTCPACRQREMLAV
- a CDS encoding TorD/DmsD family molecular chaperone; the protein is MTLHVFDVELADIARRRSSTWWLLSRLVIEQPQEPWLGELEAVLAAVDTRAVTPLGAEAAALLTALQAARLSADGPTRLAVDRTSLLAGVLHKKTLPAPYESAALHLDMNSDWVMDVIQCYQDAGLVDFGLELGPPDYLGTELRFMSILAYQEMQAHQAGDCGLAAQWLAMQQHFLETHLLNWVPEHCERLASLAQTPFYKATSTLLSAACQLDQRDLVQVAMRITQPMTDEFVDEVAA